From the Micromonospora echinofusca genome, the window CCCAGCTCGACATCGCGTACCCGTCCACGGTGTTCATGTCGACGTCGACAGCCAGCAGGTAGTTGCAGCCCTCACTGCCATGCGCGGCCACCTCGTCGAGGAAGTAGGGCGCGTGGAACCGCTTGCCCTGCAACCGGCCCTGCATGTCGACCAGGGCCAGCACCACGGTGTCGATCTCACCCTCTGCGACGGCGACCCGCAGCTGTTCCAACGTGAGCGGAGCTCTTCTCATCGGCGGGCCTCCATCACCAAGGTCTACTGGCTAACCGGATGCCCGTCAATGCCCCGCCCGGCGTCCCGGCAACCGCCCCCAGGCCGCCGGGTGTGGCCGCCGGACGCCTGTGCCGACGCGGTGCCCGCCGTGCGCCGTCGTCTTGCCCGGCGGCCGCCGCTGCTCCCGGGCGGCGGCCCTGTCGAGCTGCCCCGTTTATGAGACCGACGCCCGTCTGCGACCGAGCCAGGCAAGCCGTGCCGCGCGGCGAGGCGCCTCGCGGGGATGGCAGGTCGGCGATCGGAGCGGGGTGCGAAGCCGCGGTCGGCCCGCTCGGCGCTACCGGCCGGCCCGGCGACCGGCCCGGCGACCGGCCCACCGACCGGCTCGGCAGCGGCCCACCGGCCGGCCCACCGACCGGCCTGGCGACCGGGCAAAATGCGTTGCCGTGGCGGCGCGTGCGCCGCATGCTTGAGCCCGTGACCAGGCCCGATCGCGACGGGCCACCGCCGGGCGCTCGGACCGCCCGGCACGCGGCGGCGCGGGGCACGTCACCTCTCTCTCACCCGTACGGCGCTGCGCCGTACCCGACGCCCGCCCCGCGCCGTCGCCCGCACCGCCCACCGCCCCGCACCGCGCTGCCCCGCACCGCACCGCCCGCACCCGCCTGCCCCGCACCGCGCTGCACCGCCCCACACCGCTGCACCGCCCCACACCGCGCTGCACCGCCCCACACCGCTGCACCGGCTCGCACCGCGCCGCACCCGCACCGCGCAGGCTCAGGTGAGTAGCAGGCCCGCCACCCAGAGCCCGGCGACGAGCAGGCCGGCGAGGAACTCGACCAGCATGGACAGGCCGGCCGCCGTCACCGCCTGCTTCGTGGCGGGCCAGGCCAGCCGGGAGTCGCCCAGGCGCAGCCGCTCCGCCGCCCACACCCCGCCGACGAAGCCGAGCACCAGCCCGACCACCGGGATCACGAAGAAGCCGACCAGCCCCAGCAGCCCCCCGGCGAGCAGCGAGGAGGTGGGCACGCCGGTACGTTTCAGGTTCCGCCCCGGCCAGGCGTACTTGACGACGGTGCCACCGGCCACGACAACGGTCGCGGCGGCGAGCACCGCCCACCGGCCGGGCCCGGCGCCGCCGAAGACCGCCCAGATCAGCACCCCGCCCCAGCACAGCGGCAGCGCAGGCAGGCCGGGCACCACCACGCCGGCGAGCCCGGCGAGGATCGCGATCCCGGCGAGTACGGCGACCGCCGCCTCGCTGTCCGTAAGGCTCATGCCGTCGCTCCCCGGTCCTCGGCGCGCAGCCGCTCGGTGATCTCGCTCGCCGGGGCGGGTGGGCCGAAGAACCGTCCCTGCCCGGTGTCGCAGCGCAGCGCGCGCAGCCGCTCCGCCTGCACCCCGGTCTCCACCGCCTCGGCGGTCACCCACAGCTCCAGCGCGTGCGCCAGCCGGACCAGCGCGTCCACGATCCGCTCGTCGCGGTGGTCGGCCGTCGCGTCGGCGTCCTCGCCCCGGATGCCCTCGACGAACGGCCCCGCCAGCTTCAGGCAGTGGATCGGCAACCGGCGCAGGTACGCCAGGTTGGAGTAGCCGGTGCCGAAGTCGTCGATGGCCATCCGTACGCCCAGGGTGGCCAGCCGGTGCAGCGACCGCAGCGGCTCCCCGGCGGTGCCCATCACCGCGCTCTCGGTCAGCTCCAGTTGCAGCAGGTCCGCCGGCAGACCGGTGGACGTCAGCGCGTCGGCGACGGTGTCGACGATCCCCGGGTCGTCGGCCTGCCGGGCGGCCAGGTTGACGCTGACGACCAGCTGGGCCCGGGGGAACTCGCGCCGCCACGCCTCGGCGTCCCGGCAGGCCTGCCGCAGCACCCACTCGCCGAGCCGGACGATGAGGCCGGTCTCCTCGGCCAGCCCGATGAAGCGGTCCGGCCCGATCAGCCCCAGCTCAGGGTGCTGCCAGCGCACCAGCGCCTCCACGGCCAGCATCGAGCCCTCCAGCAGGGACACGATCGGCTGGTAGTGCACCACGAACTCGCCCCGGTCCAGCGCCGCCGGCAGCCCGGCGGCGAGGGCGGAGCGGGCGATGTCGCGGGCGCCGCGCTCCGGGTCGTAGACCGCCCACCGGCCGCGCCCCTCCGCCTTGGCCCAGTAGAGCGTGGTGTCGGCGGCCTTCATCAGCTCCGAGGCGCTCGTCCCGCCGACCGGGCACTCGACGATGCCGATGCTCGCCGACACCGCGAGCTGGTGCTCGCCGATGCGGACCGGGGCGGACACCGCCGCCAGGGCCACCTCGGCGACCCGCACCGCGTCGTCGATCCCGGCGCCGTCGTCGACCAGGATGACGAACTCGTCCCCGCCCATCCGGGCGACGAGGTGGCCCCGGCCGGCGACGCAGTCGGCCAGCCGCCGGGCGATCACCACGAGCAGCCGGTCGCCCAGGTCGTGGCCGAGGCTGTCGTTGACCGCCTTGAAGCCGTCCAGGTCGAGGAAGCAGACCCCGACACGCCGGCTCGCGTCGGCGACGGCGAAGACCCGGCCCAGGGTCTCGAAGAACAGGGTCCGGTTGGGCAGCCCGGTGAGCGGGTCGTGCAGCGCCTGGAAGCGCAGCCGCTGCTGGAGCTCGTACCGCTCGGTGATGTCCTCGATCATCGCGACGGTGAACCGGGGCCGGCCGTCGTCGTGGCGGATCAACGAGACGGACAGGTCCGTCCAGACCACGCTGCCGTCCTTGCGGTAGTAGCGCTTCTCCACCCGGGCCCTGTCCTGCTTGCCCTCGATCAACTCCTGGTAGAGCTCCCACATCCCGGCCGCGTCGTCGGGGTGGAACAGCGCCGCCACGTCGGTCTGCCTCAGCTCCTCGATGGAGTAGCCGAGCATGTCCGCGAACGCCTGGTTGACGTCGATGATCAGACCGTCGACACCGGCGATGCCGATCCCCGTGGCCGCACCCACGAAGACCGCCCGGAACCGGGCCTCGCTGTCACGCAGGGCCTGCTCCACGTCGTCGCGGGCCTGCCAGGCGGAGCGGGCGATCCGCTCCTGCTGGGCGAAGGTACGGTCGCGCAGGGCCCGGGCGAAGCCGGCGGCGAGCCCGCCCTGCAACGCCGCGACCCGTTCCGCCGTCTCGTCCCGGTGGGCCCGACCCGACAGCACCCGGGCGGCGAACCGGTCGCCGAGGGCCCGCACCGACCAGTCGAGCACCCGGGGCTCGGTCAGGTGCTCCTCGACCAGCGCGCGCCCCACCTCCTCGGCCGGCAGGGCCGAGAACGGCTCGGCCAGCAGGGCCTGGGCGAGCCGGACGGTGTGCAGGTGCAGCAGCCGTT encodes:
- a CDS encoding DUF456 domain-containing protein, coding for MSLTDSEAAVAVLAGIAILAGLAGVVVPGLPALPLCWGGVLIWAVFGGAGPGRWAVLAAATVVVAGGTVVKYAWPGRNLKRTGVPTSSLLAGGLLGLVGFFVIPVVGLVLGFVGGVWAAERLRLGDSRLAWPATKQAVTAAGLSMLVEFLAGLLVAGLWVAGLLLT
- a CDS encoding putative bifunctional diguanylate cyclase/phosphodiesterase: MAAVPEPGGDDLSRSGAQRYAAEWARAVRRLGFVPLSAAETERLLHLHTVRLAQALLAEPFSALPAEEVGRALVEEHLTEPRVLDWSVRALGDRFAARVLSGRAHRDETAERVAALQGGLAAGFARALRDRTFAQQERIARSAWQARDDVEQALRDSEARFRAVFVGAATGIGIAGVDGLIIDVNQAFADMLGYSIEELRQTDVAALFHPDDAAGMWELYQELIEGKQDRARVEKRYYRKDGSVVWTDLSVSLIRHDDGRPRFTVAMIEDITERYELQQRLRFQALHDPLTGLPNRTLFFETLGRVFAVADASRRVGVCFLDLDGFKAVNDSLGHDLGDRLLVVIARRLADCVAGRGHLVARMGGDEFVILVDDGAGIDDAVRVAEVALAAVSAPVRIGEHQLAVSASIGIVECPVGGTSASELMKAADTTLYWAKAEGRGRWAVYDPERGARDIARSALAAGLPAALDRGEFVVHYQPIVSLLEGSMLAVEALVRWQHPELGLIGPDRFIGLAEETGLIVRLGEWVLRQACRDAEAWRREFPRAQLVVSVNLAARQADDPGIVDTVADALTSTGLPADLLQLELTESAVMGTAGEPLRSLHRLATLGVRMAIDDFGTGYSNLAYLRRLPIHCLKLAGPFVEGIRGEDADATADHRDERIVDALVRLAHALELWVTAEAVETGVQAERLRALRCDTGQGRFFGPPAPASEITERLRAEDRGATA